From a single Phoenix dactylifera cultivar Barhee BC4 unplaced genomic scaffold, palm_55x_up_171113_PBpolish2nd_filt_p 000119F, whole genome shotgun sequence genomic region:
- the LOC103722954 gene encoding telomeric repeat-binding factor 2-like isoform X2 has product MDLDPEIARLILEFVLIQPNVGDFLANSLVLALPVTQPLEPRLKKTVLLRRIISELSRDSVSARTLHSLELLEEIDRNGGVAPSESMRAAYFAVAVECTARSLLKSDEHFFKTVDQIWSRRVADLEHSEAAGLACSRLKKLRKEIVEAALLNPGIRADLLERGTKKMTSDSVIRTELLEKDTKKVALDCVRAYLEDAINIMGPPFLEVASKAVLSGRLVLNEQSREPSVKMGKKEKCSKDVLTSIVEKSVGELGHSQIDGGTSSRSHVIRDELDESAAARGQNVPNQLGCLTNKFDRLPSPEVNRVVRTLKSSSADLHMMVEDPLPSARTAAAEIVNSKCGIMMNLEQEERQDQVDHMGQLLSKPNPYGVKEMKGNHIREEVNAPVASEKGTEVSITAGASRGVEMKIDHDVVPTRPSLMDWNPTARTYEWDDSSVESASGMAPTLLKDLCLHSPKRRMVSPLTLIENNKLSKRRKIKRWSLLEEETLRKAVEKHGKGNWKMILSCHPDIFEERTEVDLKDKWRNMTKH; this is encoded by the exons ATGGACTTGGATCCGGAAATCGCCCGTTTGATCCTCGAGTTCGTCCTCATCCAGCCTAATGTCGGCGACTTCCTGGCCAACAGTCTTGTACTCGCTCTCCCGGTCACGCAGCCTCTCGAGCCCCGCCTCAAGAAGACCGTCCTTCTCCGGAGGATCATCTCGGAACTCTCCCGCGACTCCGTCTCCGCCCGGACCCTCCATTCCCTCGAGCTTCTCGAGGAGATAGACCGCAATGGAGGCGTTGCCCCTTCGGAATCCATGAGGGCTGCTTACTTTGCGGTTGCCGTGGAATGCACTGCCCGGTCCCTGCTGAAAAGCGACGAGCACTTCTTCAAGACCGTCGACCAAATCTGGAGCCGCCGTGTGGCCGATCTTGAGCACTCGGAGGCCGCGGGGTTAGCGTGCAGCCGCCTGAAGAAATTAAGGAAGGAGATAGTGGAGGCCGCCCTACTAAATCCTGGTATTAGGGCTGACCTGTTGGAGAGGGGTACCAAAAAGATGACGTCTGATTCTGTTATCAGAACCGAGCTGTTGGAGAAGGACACTAAAAAGGTGGCGTTGGATTGTGTTAGGGCTTATTTGGAGGACGCCATAAACATAATGGGTCCTCCTTTTCTTGAAGTTGCCTCGAAAGCTGTTCTTTCGGGGCGATTGGTGTTGAACGAACAGTCTAGAGAACCTTCTGTCAAAATGGGCAAGAAGGAGAAGTGTTCGAAAGATGTATTGACTTCAATAGTGGAAAAGAGTGTGGGTGAGCTGGGCCATTCACAAATTGATGGAGGCACATCATCTCGATCACATGTAATCA GGGATGAGCTTGATGAGAGTGCAGCAGCTAGAGGACAAAATGTGCCCAACCAACTTGGATGCTTGACTAACAAGTTTGACCGACTGCCATCTCCAGAGGTTAACAGAGTGGTACGAACTCTTAAATCAAGTTCTGCAGATCTGCACATGATGGTAGAAGACCCTCTTCCAAGTGCAAGAACAGCTGCAGCTGAGATAGTAAACAGCAAGTGTGGAATAATGATGAATCTTGAACAGGAGGAGCGTCAAGACCAGGTTGATCATATGGGACAACTTCTT TCAAAACCAAACCCATATGGTGTGAAAGAAATGAAAGGAAATCATATTAGGGAGGAAGTGAATGCACCTGTTGCTTCTGAGAAGGGGACTGAAGTTTCAATTACTGCAGGCGCTAGCAGAGGTGTTGAGATGAAGATAGATCATGATGTAGTACCAACACGGCCTAGTTTGATGGATTGGAATCCAACTGCCCGTACTTATGAG TGGGATGATAGTTCCGTTGAGTCTGCATCTGGAATGGCACCAACCCTGTTGAAGGATCTTTGCTTACATAGCCCAAAGAGAAGGATGGTTTCTCCTTTGACACTAATAGAAAACAACAAACTTTCTAAACGGAGAAAAATTAAGCGATGGAGTTTGCTGGAAGAAGAAACTTTGAGAAAAGCTGTGGAAAA GCATGGGAAGGGTAACTGGAAAATGATTCTAAGCTGCCATCCTGATATTTTTGAAGAGAGAACTGAG GTTGATTTGAAGGATAAGTGGAGAAATATGACCAAACACTAG
- the LOC103722954 gene encoding uncharacterized protein LOC103722954 isoform X1, with amino-acid sequence MDLDPEIARLILEFVLIQPNVGDFLANSLVLALPVTQPLEPRLKKTVLLRRIISELSRDSVSARTLHSLELLEEIDRNGGVAPSESMRAAYFAVAVECTARSLLKSDEHFFKTVDQIWSRRVADLEHSEAAGLACSRLKKLRKEIVEAALLNPGIRADLLERGTKKMTSDSVIRTELLEKDTKKVALDCVRAYLEDAINIMGPPFLEVASKAVLSGRLVLNEQSREPSVKMGKKEKCSKDVLTSIVEKSVGELGHSQIDGGTSSRSHVIRDELDESAAARGQNVPNQLGCLTNKFDRLPSPEVNRVVRTLKSSSADLHMMVEDPLPSARTAAAEIVNSKCGIMMNLEQEERQDQVDHMGQLLVSEMGSEVKCDESSTSHTEKNRNGDTFQSKPNPYGVKEMKGNHIREEVNAPVASEKGTEVSITAGASRGVEMKIDHDVVPTRPSLMDWNPTARTYEWDDSSVESASGMAPTLLKDLCLHSPKRRMVSPLTLIENNKLSKRRKIKRWSLLEEETLRKAVEKHGKGNWKMILSCHPDIFEERTEVDLKDKWRNMTKH; translated from the exons ATGGACTTGGATCCGGAAATCGCCCGTTTGATCCTCGAGTTCGTCCTCATCCAGCCTAATGTCGGCGACTTCCTGGCCAACAGTCTTGTACTCGCTCTCCCGGTCACGCAGCCTCTCGAGCCCCGCCTCAAGAAGACCGTCCTTCTCCGGAGGATCATCTCGGAACTCTCCCGCGACTCCGTCTCCGCCCGGACCCTCCATTCCCTCGAGCTTCTCGAGGAGATAGACCGCAATGGAGGCGTTGCCCCTTCGGAATCCATGAGGGCTGCTTACTTTGCGGTTGCCGTGGAATGCACTGCCCGGTCCCTGCTGAAAAGCGACGAGCACTTCTTCAAGACCGTCGACCAAATCTGGAGCCGCCGTGTGGCCGATCTTGAGCACTCGGAGGCCGCGGGGTTAGCGTGCAGCCGCCTGAAGAAATTAAGGAAGGAGATAGTGGAGGCCGCCCTACTAAATCCTGGTATTAGGGCTGACCTGTTGGAGAGGGGTACCAAAAAGATGACGTCTGATTCTGTTATCAGAACCGAGCTGTTGGAGAAGGACACTAAAAAGGTGGCGTTGGATTGTGTTAGGGCTTATTTGGAGGACGCCATAAACATAATGGGTCCTCCTTTTCTTGAAGTTGCCTCGAAAGCTGTTCTTTCGGGGCGATTGGTGTTGAACGAACAGTCTAGAGAACCTTCTGTCAAAATGGGCAAGAAGGAGAAGTGTTCGAAAGATGTATTGACTTCAATAGTGGAAAAGAGTGTGGGTGAGCTGGGCCATTCACAAATTGATGGAGGCACATCATCTCGATCACATGTAATCA GGGATGAGCTTGATGAGAGTGCAGCAGCTAGAGGACAAAATGTGCCCAACCAACTTGGATGCTTGACTAACAAGTTTGACCGACTGCCATCTCCAGAGGTTAACAGAGTGGTACGAACTCTTAAATCAAGTTCTGCAGATCTGCACATGATGGTAGAAGACCCTCTTCCAAGTGCAAGAACAGCTGCAGCTGAGATAGTAAACAGCAAGTGTGGAATAATGATGAATCTTGAACAGGAGGAGCGTCAAGACCAGGTTGATCATATGGGACAACTTCTTGTAAGTGAAATGGGTTCTGAAGTTAAATGTGATGAGAGCAGTACTTCTCATACTGAGAAAAACAGGAATGGTGACACTTTTCAGTCAAAACCAAACCCATATGGTGTGAAAGAAATGAAAGGAAATCATATTAGGGAGGAAGTGAATGCACCTGTTGCTTCTGAGAAGGGGACTGAAGTTTCAATTACTGCAGGCGCTAGCAGAGGTGTTGAGATGAAGATAGATCATGATGTAGTACCAACACGGCCTAGTTTGATGGATTGGAATCCAACTGCCCGTACTTATGAG TGGGATGATAGTTCCGTTGAGTCTGCATCTGGAATGGCACCAACCCTGTTGAAGGATCTTTGCTTACATAGCCCAAAGAGAAGGATGGTTTCTCCTTTGACACTAATAGAAAACAACAAACTTTCTAAACGGAGAAAAATTAAGCGATGGAGTTTGCTGGAAGAAGAAACTTTGAGAAAAGCTGTGGAAAA GCATGGGAAGGGTAACTGGAAAATGATTCTAAGCTGCCATCCTGATATTTTTGAAGAGAGAACTGAG GTTGATTTGAAGGATAAGTGGAGAAATATGACCAAACACTAG